gcctggaggctagcgcgtttcattgcgatgatccaacgtttgcggcgttccggatcttgaggaatcctgtagaaggctcttcccttatctcatccacgtctgttctggcatcctggggcacaacaggaatctaccatatttcccgtttgattgagttttctgacaacaacaaatagcctagctgcgggctactgcctgccaagatggcgcagattcgatttgaactgttgcatgccgggagaagtgacgtcaactcccggagtatTTCAGAAACATCAAGTAAAAAAACAGTAGCATGTTGTCAGGGGTAGTGTCGTGAACCAGGCCACCGGGCTAACTCTAGGTGATAAATCTCAAAGCACTTATTCACGGTACTAGATGGTGGGCGTGACCTCTGCCTCCTCCTGCAGGCACCCTTACTTTGTAGAGAAAAACTGTTACTTATATGCAATCTAGGCCTTTAATTCTGGTAAAATGACCTTTATTTAGCTGTAGGAAGACTCTGCTGATAAGAACATACAGACACTGCAAGAGCTTATGACACTCATCAGACCCCCATCAGCTTACCCTCTGATCAGGCCACAGCTGATCTAAACAACCTGGGATGGAATGAAGCAACCAGCAAACTCACCTTGCCGAGCCAGAGAAATAAAGGAGGCCCCCACGAATTGCCTTTTAATTTCCTCCCGAAGGAAGAAATAGTTTATTCCACACACAAAAATGAAAAAAGGTACTCCAAACAGGGAACAATAGCGTAGGCGAAATAGGAAAAGCTCGTATCAAAAACCCAAGTCTAGCAGATCCGCGGGAAAACAAGCTCTGTGTAACACACACTTCAGCTGTCAATCACCAACTCTCTCCCTGACCAGAACCCTAGACACTTTTATTTCCCACCTCCCACATTATGCATTACAATATTTTTTCCTTCTTCCTGATCTTTGTTTTACTGTCTCGTCAACTTTTTTAACACCTGTTGAGGAAAATTCACATCTTTATTTTTGCTGCACAAAAACTGTCTCTTGCCTCTCTTGCAGGCCCAGTCTTCTGAAGTGTGACTTTCTGTGGTTTCCTGTCCCCATCTTCTTTTCCTGGTCTTCTTTACACATGCAGTCCTTTTTAGACGTCACGCTCTGACTTTCCAAGAAGTCAGCGTTCACACCTCTGGCCTCTTGGTTCTGTTGGACCCAGTCAGCTTGTTCCACAGAACAGAGTGCAGAGCAGGGGGGCCAGCGGGGGCAGGGCAGAGGCCCACGCACACACTTCAGTCAGGAGCGGAAGTGCagagttcacacacacatttcaggaGCTGGGGCCTGTGTGCAGGAGTGGAATGGCAGGAGGTCAGAGGTTTTCACAGAGATGAGCTTGGCCCAGACTCGAAAATGTGACCACCGAGTCTGCCCCAAGTCTCCTCTCAATAGGTAGCAAGAGCCTGTGGAGGAGCGAGACGTGAGCGTTCCCTCATTTGGCTCGCGGTTTGGGCGGCCAAGGTTTCAAGTTCCCTTTTTGTTTGGATCAGTTTAAGTCAACTAGAACTTATTCCTGCACGAGTGTGGGCGAAACAACCTCTTGATCCTTAATTAGGCCTCCAGTTACCTTAAAGACAGGAGCTTGGAGTCCATACTCACACACAGCAGAGCTGTCATACCTGTAAGGAGGTGGCAGGGAATACAGTGGAGCAGAAGGAATTGAGAGGccccctgtgtgtgtgtctagcGGCTTCACAGGAACTTCTGCTTAGCTCTCAGCTTTGTGTGTAACGTCAACAGAAGCTGACTGCTGTTGATGTTTTTCCACCGCTAACACCTTCAGAGACAAGTTTTGTGACTGTTGTGATTAAGTGGGTTCGTGATCTTTCATCATCTAACTCCTGAGGCCTTTTCTTACCCTTTCTCCTTGCCACAAAACTCAGCTTGTCCCCTGCATCCACTCCAACCTGGTTGTATCTGTCCCTCAGAGCCATTTCAACCTCAACCATAACCCGGCATatccagcagccagctggatatgaaatatgtttcagtacaaccttccttccaaaatgactgaacatTACAATCAttggggattttctcactgtaaaattttcactatattaaagtcccattagttgtcacacacacaggtgtgtgtgcgaaatttattctccgcatttgacccatcccctgggggagcggtgagctgcacacagccgcgctcgggaactatttggtggtttaaccccccaatccaaccccttaatgctgagtgtcaagcagggaggcattgggtcccattttttcaaagtctttggtatgacccgaccaggaatcgaacccctgatctcccagtctcagggcggacactctactagagccctgcacgggcctaaaatctgagcccgtgtccggcccggcccgagggggtggagccccagcccgacccggcccgaaacggTTTTCAGGACTCTCTGGCCcagcccgagcccaagcccgacgtttttttttaaccaactaaatgaaaataaagtgcgtcaatcctgaccaatgtgttaaaagacgtgcaggatccgagcgtcgcagaagcgcatgcgggaagcttcctcccactgaagcgagtgttttccaaaccctgtcgctcagagagacttgtcacttataaaatgttccctgattatgaaactttggctcaatagcgcttgttcctgtctccaatgtgcgacacatccaggagcctgtctgaggagaagcccagaatctcacatcctcttcagctcataagcgcctatatgattatgcacaagcgtgacccaacacggtctcacagtaagactgggttggaccagttcaggtttacgcagacaatcttcacatagaattgacatacagatataaaattaattcagtaaaatataaagcattttatttaaatatccattcattatttttacaagcacagagagccgcatcagatggatggaagagctgcgggttgccgacccctgctctagttcaagatatcattaaaattccaaaagtgctgaaaagaataaaaatggggctttccgtgcatatacaatacattacggtagccaccgggattccctgtcttgagcgcaacgaatcacaatacagattcagagacgtgccgagtttgtcatccaaaatgctccgttttataacttttgaatggctgatcagattcaaataattccaacggttcctaaaagtacataaaagcagctttccaacgatatatagcatgaagcaatcagagttagagaaaatatcgctacgaggggaaatcctgctgtacagcctgattgaaacggagtgcagcgccgcggtgaaagcggatacctataaaatgacatgttgaggacgcaaactcaatacatctcttttattgtgaggtaataatttctccaagttttgcggttgcgggcgggagtagacatgtacgctgcaggtgcgggcgggagtgtaacacacacgttgcggttgcaggcggtaatggtcagaaattcagcaggagcgggatgaagaaaacagtcccgcgcagggctctactgctgcgtttaagtgtttcaaatttttaaatgattttgatTAGAAATAAAggagcccggcccgtgtccgaggtaattgcacagtcgttggcccgaagccccaggccctcgggccgggccgacccgagggcctggggcttcagtgcagggctctacactcTACCACTAGCCCACTGAGAAAGGTgtatattcttacatattgcacctttaaacataTATTGTTCGGCTTCACTGACCATCCATCTGAGGAAAAACAGCATTTTTGTGTATTTAATGTTATTTAACATAACAATTGGCATATTCATAAAGATCAAAATACTAATAAAAAACCATTTTTCTCTTTATTTGAAAATGAGATCAAACTATATATGATCACTCCACTAATGTTAACGCTGTTGTTTACACACAATTCTTTTTACGTCTGGCACAGTGACTACCAACATGTAGCTGATGTGCCAACTCCCCTAACCAGTTCTCCTGAACTACCAGCACAATCTCTGCTTCAAACTTAAGATTACGGTTTAAAAACACACGTTTATCAAGGAAATCATGAAGGAAATCTCTTTTCACAACAAACACACTGTCATTAAAAACTGTAAAGTCAGCTGCCCTACTTTTCATACCAACTTGTTGAATTGGAAAACACTTTTCACACATTATTACAAATACAGTTCTTCACAGTTGTTTATTCACGTTTTTTTAAAGCATGCAACATATTTTTAGAACTCTACACGCGAATCCAAAAACACACGCATTCTTCTCAAAATGGTCTTTGGTTTCCAAATGACACGCAAACCATCACATGAGTaaacatttataagaaccagatTAACTCTGATGTGTAAAACATTATGACCACTTCTCCAGTCATCATAACAACTTATTGTGTTCAGTGTTACACTTACTGTACTACGGCAGTGCATTAAATATTTCAGAATGTTTGTGTACAAAACTCACAAACACGTTACAAAATATACTTTAGTGTGTTTTAACACAAAACAGAGTTCATCCAAACCAACACAGAGTTGCCTATGCAGTGGTCTACATATACAAACAGAAGACTATAATTAATAGTTAAgctaaaacaaataaaggaaAAAATGAATTAATAAACGACTGTGCTGCATCCGCTCGTTTTTATCTGGCCACAgcgcctcatccacatcacaagcaatgtGCTCCCTGACCAAGCAGAGTAGAATTGAAAACTTGGGAGGTTGTCAGGCCAGGTCCAGACCGCCTTTTGAGGGACACTGGTATAAAGCAAGAACATTTTTAAGGCAGATGTGATCACAAGTTAAAGATCTGGGTAAAATAATGGCATGGGTTAGGAGTTTTCTCTCTCCAGATGTCTTTCCAGCCCTCTTCCCAAGTAGGTCCATCTGGAACTGAGCAGGGccgacacgcccactgctgactgattggctaACTCAAAAGCATGCCTACCATTACCAACTCCGATTGGCGGCGGGAATcagcctgctggaggcttcccgcATGCGTGATTCATTATCGTTGATGCTGTGGAGTTAAGAAGCCTCTcacaaaagctgttttttttctgtccctcactgctgtgaggcgtatgcacgcgcacacacacacacatttctgccAGACccagcaaagcaggatgcaataTGAAAGTCAGAAAGTGTCCAAAAGCAAGACTACTTAggctgcttttgtttaataatggacaATGCGGACTTCTCTGCGCTTTTGACCCGCCCACATGTGCTTGTGACATCATAGACCACCCGTGTCTTAAATCACGTGCGCATGTGCTCAATCACATCTACATTCCTAAGGCAAGCAACAAAATGTGATGTTGTCAGCTAATTACTTTTCAAAAgcgtttttctaacaggaagtgtggctaAAATAAGTTTCCACCCATGCCTTGAGCACTTTAAGGCATCTATGATATGTTGCCAAACATATTTTAATGAATACAATCTCAAGTGTGAATTTTCAAATCAGAAGGTAAAGAAAATGAATCTCATAGAAGATGAAATcaattctcacctgtgtgagttcttatGTGTTTAGTCAAGCAACCACtgatagtaaaacatttaccacaagttttacatggatatggcttctcacctgtgtgagttctcatgtgtgcagtcaagctaccactgtctctaaaacatttaccacaagtttcacatggatatggcttctcacctgtgtgagttctcatgtgtgcagtCAAGTTACCACttttagtaaaacatttaccacaagtttcacatggatatggcttgtcacctgtgtgagttctcatgtgtttagtcaagctactactgtctctaaaacatttaccacaagtttcacatggatatggcttctcacctgtgtgaattctcatgtgtttagtcaagctaCTACTgatactaaaacatttaccacaagtttcacatggatatggcttctcacctgtgtgaattctcatgtgtttagtcaagctaCTACTgatactaaaacatttaccacaagtttcacatggatatggcttctcacctgtgtgagttctcatgtgtgcagtCAAGTTACCACttttagtaaaacatttaccacaagttttacatggatatggcttcccacctgtgtgagttctcatgtgtgcagtCAAGCTACCACGCtgtctaaaacatttaccacaagttttacatggatatggcttctcacctgtgtgagttctcatgtgtgcagtcaagctaccactgtctctaaaacatttaccacaagtttcacatggatatggcttctcacctgtgtgagttctcatgtgtgcagtCAAGTTACCACttttagtaaaacatttaccacaagtttcacatggatatggcttgtcacctgtgtgagttctcatgtgtttagtcaagacactactgtctctaaaacatttaccacaagttttacatggatatggcttcccacctgtgtgagttctcatgtgtgcagtCAAGCTACCACGCtgtctaaaacatttaccacaagttttacatggatatggcttctcacctgtgtgagttctcatgtgtgtagtcaagttaccactgtctctaaaacatttaccacaagttttacatggatatggcttctcacctgtgtgagttctcatgtgtgtagtcaagttaccacttttagtaaaacatttaccacaagtttcacatggatatggcttgtcacctgtgtgagttctcatgtgtttagtcaagacactactgtctctaaaacatttaccacaagtttcacatggatatggcttctcacctgtgtgagttctcatgtgtgcagtCAAGCTACTACtgatagtaaaacatttaccacaagttttacatggatatggcttctcacctgtgtgaattctcatgtgtttagtcaagttaccactgatagtaaaacatttaccacaagttttacatggaaatggcttctcacctgtgtgagttctcatgtgttcagTCAAGCTACCACTgtctctaaaacatttaccacaagtttcacatggatatggcttctcacctgtgtgagctcTCATGTGAGTATTTAAATCAAATTTGCGACTGAAAGATTTTCCACAGAGCTTACAATAAAATGGTCTCTCACCTTTGTGAGCCCtcttttttttaagtatttcaccaCCTACACTTTCTCTGTGTTCTTTGCTTCGCTGACGTCTTTTATTCAGTTTCAGTTCTTCACTACCGTTTGATTCTGAGTTTTCTTTTCTGCATCCACCCCAATCTTGGTTCTCAGATTCTGTAGAACTCTGACACAATGGCTGGTtcctgtttggttctgg
This genomic window from Nothobranchius furzeri strain GRZ-AD chromosome 9, NfurGRZ-RIMD1, whole genome shotgun sequence contains:
- the LOC139071848 gene encoding zinc finger protein 420-like isoform X2, which translates into the protein MRAHTGEKPYPCETCGKCFRDSGSLTEHMRTHTGEKPFPCKTCGKCFTISGNLTKHMRIHTGEKPYPCKTCGKCFTISSSLTAHMRTHTGEKPYPCETCGKCFRDSSVLTKHMRTHTGDKPYPCETCGKCFTKSGNLTTHMRTHTGEKPYPCKTCGKCFRDSGNLTTHMRTHTGEKPYPCKTCGKCFRQRGSLTAHMRTHTGGKPYPCKTCGKCFRDSSVLTKHMRTHTGDKPYPCETCGKCFTKSGNLTAHMRTHTGEKPYPCETCGKCFRDSGSLTAHMRTHTGEKPYPCKTCGKCFRQRGSLTAHMRTHTGGKPYPCKTCGKCFTKSGNLTAHMRTHTGEKPYPCETCGKCFSISSSLTKHMRIHTGEKPYPCETCGKCFSISSSLTKHMRIHTGEKPYPCETCGKCFRDSSSLTKHMRTHTGDKPYPCETCGKCFTKSGNLTAHMRTHTGEKPYPCETCGKCFRDSGSLTAHMRTHTGEKPYPCKTCGKCFTISGCLTKHIRTHTGEN
- the LOC139071848 gene encoding zinc finger protein 665-like isoform X1, producing MYSGESLMEFVTRQVATAREIIAKVQEAMAPFEEGFGGQRRLSDMSWKPQSSSHRADLPQHHVCEKEKDLTVQQLFNQELISCSDQQEPEQLKLFQHEGQLLNQKNLTFTDTPLSEETDCHEPEPNRNQPLCQSSTESENQDWGGCRKENSESNGSEELKLNKRRQRSKEHRESVGGEILKKKRAHKGERPFYCKLCGKSFSRKFDLNTHMRAHTGEKPYPCETCGKCFRDSGSLTEHMRTHTGEKPFPCKTCGKCFTISGNLTKHMRIHTGEKPYPCKTCGKCFTISSSLTAHMRTHTGEKPYPCETCGKCFRDSSVLTKHMRTHTGDKPYPCETCGKCFTKSGNLTTHMRTHTGEKPYPCKTCGKCFRDSGNLTTHMRTHTGEKPYPCKTCGKCFRQRGSLTAHMRTHTGGKPYPCKTCGKCFRDSSVLTKHMRTHTGDKPYPCETCGKCFTKSGNLTAHMRTHTGEKPYPCETCGKCFRDSGSLTAHMRTHTGEKPYPCKTCGKCFRQRGSLTAHMRTHTGGKPYPCKTCGKCFTKSGNLTAHMRTHTGEKPYPCETCGKCFSISSSLTKHMRIHTGEKPYPCETCGKCFSISSSLTKHMRIHTGEKPYPCETCGKCFRDSSSLTKHMRTHTGDKPYPCETCGKCFTKSGNLTAHMRTHTGEKPYPCETCGKCFRDSGSLTAHMRTHTGEKPYPCKTCGKCFTISGCLTKHIRTHTGEN